From the Candidatus Peregrinibacteria bacterium genome, one window contains:
- a CDS encoding HD domain-containing protein: MFFAPLRKALEEKNEKKNDILKIEKAYLLAEKAHFGQKRKTGEDYITHPVAVAISLLEMGADETTLIVALLHDTVEDTALSLDAIRKEFGEEVAKLVDGLTKFEKNHFSERTDLDEKIETLRKWLFALQQDLRIAIIKIADRLDNIKTLDAFPNPQKRMRIAQETLEVYARICEWLCLLDIKQSLEQEALRYIISEKEYEDIRGKIRNKKEKTEEIAQSFQKMWEYRGENLQLTFSPWDISFQEEYFSSSPVSIACITKDGESCYHALSFLHGTWQSKKNSFEDFISTPKINEYQALHTTILLPEGGEVLVRIMTPEMLKYSKKGITTFCFEEQKEQTHVLPWIEKLSQLLILNKEKSLEFWNGLHSDLLEGFIVVYGPEGKTLSLPKKSTYLDAAFAFLGEKALFLDSVFVGKKPVTLQTQAEDGGHIHFTLSEKSTFSHEWILFVDNAVSMEIIKKALREKNQTEKEVLGKKLLQKEFDKNNLGFVEEVNEKAILISCKDLEIDSFSDLLKKIGEVYIFPEEVVSRIFPRKKRKNTKEDEKNEEKLICLVEKDDLSSFFDMIGDRVKQLSVHYTKKWKDILEIKSVLRLSPEERNILVHSIRRAPGMRIISIRQSEKSYWLFFIIISLLWGLDPVFAALMIKKNWFTPEELTILRFFSVTSFLGIIFLFQKLFFQKFILQKSLSFWDKRIFFISLSLFLVALLSYFSLKSISPSDYNINIALYGFFTVLLLGAHSKNLINIMLIIFIFFGYLLLCFQGSSDTLGRILLLLATGAFFVYSFLVNKYRHRENVLSRHLLFHFFTVVYCSIFCLLLLPFINLDNKNPWHYILGFAFAIIFTGMPHVLFLFSAQKIKNPIQTNFLQVLVTVIITILLDIMFLKINFYTAVSMFAILGSLLFLMKRLSTNGALNDSRVEEKRGIFS, from the coding sequence ATGTTTTTTGCTCCGCTTCGGAAGGCGCTTGAAGAAAAAAATGAGAAGAAAAACGATATTTTAAAAATAGAAAAGGCATATCTTCTTGCAGAAAAGGCACACTTCGGACAAAAACGAAAAACAGGGGAGGACTACATTACTCATCCCGTTGCAGTTGCCATCAGTCTTCTAGAAATGGGAGCAGATGAAACGACTCTTATCGTCGCCCTTTTGCATGATACCGTGGAAGATACCGCGCTTTCTTTGGATGCTATTCGAAAGGAATTTGGAGAAGAAGTTGCCAAGTTGGTGGATGGACTAACAAAGTTTGAAAAAAATCACTTCAGCGAAAGGACTGATTTGGATGAAAAAATAGAAACACTGCGAAAATGGCTCTTTGCTCTTCAACAAGATCTTCGTATTGCGATTATTAAAATTGCAGATCGACTCGATAATATCAAAACACTTGATGCTTTTCCCAATCCTCAAAAAAGAATGCGAATTGCCCAGGAGACGCTTGAGGTATACGCACGAATATGTGAGTGGCTTTGCCTTTTGGATATTAAACAGAGCTTAGAGCAAGAAGCGCTTCGCTATATAATATCAGAAAAAGAATATGAAGATATTAGGGGGAAGATTCGGAACAAGAAAGAAAAAACAGAAGAAATAGCTCAATCTTTTCAAAAAATGTGGGAATATCGAGGAGAAAATCTTCAACTCACATTCTCTCCTTGGGACATTTCTTTTCAGGAGGAATATTTTTCATCATCTCCGGTTAGTATCGCCTGCATCACAAAAGACGGGGAATCCTGCTATCATGCTCTTTCATTTTTACACGGCACTTGGCAGAGCAAAAAAAATAGTTTTGAAGATTTCATCAGCACGCCAAAGATAAACGAATATCAAGCACTTCACACCACTATTCTCCTTCCAGAAGGAGGAGAGGTGCTTGTGCGTATTATGACCCCAGAAATGTTGAAATATTCCAAAAAAGGTATCACAACATTTTGTTTTGAGGAACAAAAAGAACAAACGCATGTCTTACCGTGGATAGAGAAGCTCAGCCAACTTCTCATTTTGAATAAGGAAAAAAGTCTAGAATTTTGGAATGGCCTTCATTCGGATCTACTCGAGGGATTTATTGTGGTATATGGTCCTGAAGGAAAAACTCTTTCGCTTCCCAAAAAATCAACCTATCTCGATGCAGCGTTTGCATTTTTAGGAGAAAAAGCACTTTTTCTCGATTCGGTTTTTGTCGGAAAAAAACCAGTTACTCTCCAGACACAGGCAGAAGACGGGGGACATATTCATTTTACACTTTCGGAAAAATCGACTTTTTCACACGAATGGATTCTTTTTGTGGACAATGCTGTGAGCATGGAAATTATAAAAAAAGCACTTCGAGAAAAAAATCAAACAGAGAAAGAGGTGCTGGGGAAAAAGCTTCTTCAGAAAGAATTTGATAAAAATAATCTTGGATTTGTTGAAGAGGTAAATGAAAAGGCGATTCTTATCTCTTGTAAAGATTTGGAAATTGATTCCTTCTCTGATCTTCTCAAAAAAATAGGAGAGGTATATATCTTCCCAGAAGAGGTGGTAAGCAGAATATTTCCGAGAAAAAAAAGAAAGAACACAAAAGAAGACGAAAAGAATGAAGAAAAACTAATCTGTTTGGTGGAAAAAGACGATCTCAGCTCCTTTTTTGATATGATAGGGGATCGGGTTAAACAGCTCAGTGTTCATTACACGAAAAAATGGAAAGATATCTTAGAGATAAAGAGTGTCTTACGCCTTTCTCCTGAAGAAAGAAATATTCTTGTGCACTCCATACGAAGGGCACCAGGGATGAGGATTATCAGCATTCGGCAGTCAGAAAAATCATATTGGTTGTTTTTTATTATCATTTCCCTTCTGTGGGGACTCGACCCTGTATTCGCCGCTTTGATGATAAAGAAAAATTGGTTTACCCCAGAGGAATTAACCATTCTGAGATTTTTTTCCGTTACTTCGTTTTTAGGAATTATTTTTCTATTTCAAAAACTCTTTTTTCAAAAATTTATATTGCAGAAGAGTCTATCTTTTTGGGATAAAAGAATATTCTTTATCTCCCTGAGTCTTTTTTTAGTTGCACTCCTAAGCTATTTCTCCCTAAAAAGCATTTCTCCCTCAGACTACAATATTAACATTGCCCTTTATGGTTTTTTTACTGTTCTTCTTCTGGGTGCCCATTCTAAAAACCTTATAAATATAATGCTGATAATATTCATTTTTTTTGGGTACCTTCTACTGTGTTTTCAAGGTAGTTCAGATACATTGGGGAGAATATTGCTTCTTCTTGCGACAGGAGCTTTTTTTGTTTACAGCTTTCTCGTAAATAAATATAGACACCGTGAAAATGTTCTTAGTAGACACTTGCTTTTTCACTTTTTCACAGTAGTTTATTGTTCTATTTTTTGCCTCCTGCTCCTCCCCTTTATTAATTTAGATAATAAAAACCCTTGGCATTATATCTTGGGTTTTGCTTTTGCCATTATTTTTACAGGAATGCCACATGTACTATTTTTATTTTCTGCTCAAAAAATCAAAAATCCAATTCAAACAAATTTTTTGCAAGTATTAGTGACAGTAATAATTACAATCCTTTTAGACATTATGTTCTTAAAAATAAATTTTTACACAGCGGTAAGCATGTTTGCCATTTTAGGCAGTCTTTTGTTTCTGATGAAAAGGCTCTCAACAAATGGGGCTCTAAACGACTCTAGGGTAGAGGAGAAAAGGGGAATCTTTTCCTAG
- a CDS encoding cation diffusion facilitator family transporter, whose amino-acid sequence MKKKEKQWATETLLLMTAGASVGTALLLSLVKFFAWQTTDSVSMLASFFDSLLDFLASGINLVAVRYALSPPDNRHRFGHGKAESLAGLGQSLFLLGSSFFLLWSAEQRFFSPIPIEKSSIGIGVILFSLMVTILLLYFQRRTIAQTHSVAIRADSLHYISDILSNIAVLCALILASFGWSFFDPFFAAIIAFYLFGSAFHIFRDSIQALLDEESSEETRRNITRIIKSHPNVLGMHDLRTRQSGQTLFIQFHIELDANISFKEAHAIAGRVKYNIQQEFPHSDILVHQDPERT is encoded by the coding sequence ATGAAAAAAAAGGAAAAACAATGGGCAACAGAAACTCTTCTCTTAATGACCGCAGGGGCATCTGTGGGAACTGCCCTTCTTCTCTCTCTCGTGAAGTTTTTTGCGTGGCAAACTACTGATTCGGTAAGTATGCTCGCGAGTTTTTTTGATTCCCTCCTCGATTTTCTCGCTTCGGGAATAAATCTTGTTGCGGTTCGTTATGCGCTTTCACCACCAGACAATCGGCATCGCTTTGGACACGGAAAAGCCGAATCACTCGCAGGACTTGGACAATCACTTTTTCTTCTGGGTTCCTCATTCTTTTTGCTCTGGAGTGCTGAACAACGCTTTTTTTCTCCTATTCCTATTGAAAAAAGTAGCATTGGAATAGGAGTTATTCTTTTTTCTCTCATGGTAACCATTCTTCTTTTGTATTTTCAACGAAGGACAATTGCACAAACACATTCGGTTGCTATTCGAGCAGATTCTCTTCATTACATTTCTGATATTTTGTCAAATATTGCGGTTTTGTGCGCTCTTATTCTCGCTTCTTTTGGATGGAGTTTTTTTGATCCATTTTTCGCAGCAATTATCGCCTTCTATCTTTTTGGAAGTGCGTTTCATATTTTTCGAGATTCCATTCAGGCACTTTTGGATGAAGAATCATCCGAAGAAACGCGACGGAATATTACGCGCATTATCAAGTCACATCCCAATGTCCTTGGCATGCACGATCTTCGAACACGACAGTCGGGGCAAACACTTTTTATTCAATTTCATATTGAGCTTGATGCGAATATTTCCTTCAAAGAAGCCCATGCCATTGCTGGAAGAGTGAAATACAACATTCAACAGGAATTTCCCCATTCAGATATTTTGGTACATCAAGATCCAGAAAGGACCTAA
- a CDS encoding leucyl aminopeptidase family protein — translation MISFSFSQTQNGETPVFVPLFLEDLDPKRRKVFRSLTRAQKRALRSVLLRGFFPKAGVHPIFSGDAPVYLFLLGNRKESERREIFEAGQTVFSSATGFELEKIIVVPGSLNEKEFSAFQEGVLLGSYEFLDFKGKKKGGEEKKEEKKLTKVVFSARENKKISQYVRVVAEGVRLTKNIINTPPSVANPDFMEEEVQKIAKGIQNVRVSVLSRKKLEELGCGGIVNVGRGSRFAPRLLVLEYSGGAKKEQPIALVGKGVTFDTGGNNIKGRYMRWMKQDLGGAATVLGAFFAIASLELKKNVLAVLPVVENTVSRDAYLPDDVLHMYNGMTVEVDNTDAEGRLILADALAYAEEKYKPRAIVDLATLTGACVYAVGTDFTAALTNDKKLFDALKKSAENTDEPMWELPLHQRYKKALKSEIADIVNCSDGLKPGTIEGGLFLQHFVSEKTPWCHLDIASVAFDEKKGLATGRNVRLLVDFVKQF, via the coding sequence ATGATTTCATTCTCATTTTCCCAGACGCAAAATGGTGAAACGCCCGTTTTTGTTCCACTTTTTCTTGAGGATCTCGATCCAAAACGCCGAAAAGTATTCCGTTCGCTAACTCGTGCACAAAAGCGCGCGCTTCGCTCGGTACTTCTCAGGGGTTTTTTTCCAAAAGCTGGTGTACATCCCATATTTTCTGGTGATGCACCGGTATATCTTTTCCTTTTGGGGAATCGGAAAGAATCTGAGCGACGAGAGATTTTTGAGGCAGGACAAACAGTTTTTTCTTCTGCAACTGGATTTGAACTCGAAAAAATTATTGTGGTACCTGGAAGTTTGAACGAAAAAGAATTTTCCGCTTTTCAGGAAGGAGTGCTATTGGGGAGTTATGAATTTCTCGATTTCAAAGGAAAAAAGAAAGGGGGAGAAGAGAAAAAAGAAGAAAAAAAACTGACCAAAGTGGTTTTTTCCGCTCGTGAAAATAAGAAGATTTCCCAGTATGTTCGGGTTGTTGCGGAGGGGGTTCGGCTCACAAAAAATATCATCAATACTCCGCCTTCAGTGGCAAATCCCGATTTTATGGAAGAGGAGGTGCAAAAAATAGCAAAAGGAATTCAAAATGTTCGTGTCTCTGTGCTTTCCCGAAAAAAATTAGAAGAACTGGGTTGTGGAGGTATTGTGAACGTTGGTCGAGGAAGTCGCTTTGCTCCACGCCTTCTTGTGCTTGAGTATTCTGGAGGGGCAAAAAAAGAACAACCTATTGCGCTCGTGGGAAAAGGGGTTACGTTCGATACCGGAGGAAACAATATCAAAGGACGCTATATGCGTTGGATGAAACAAGATCTCGGCGGAGCGGCAACAGTGCTTGGTGCCTTTTTCGCAATTGCTTCTCTTGAGCTCAAAAAGAATGTACTCGCCGTGCTTCCAGTGGTGGAGAATACAGTGAGTCGAGATGCGTACCTGCCGGATGATGTACTTCACATGTATAATGGTATGACGGTAGAGGTCGACAATACCGACGCAGAAGGGCGTCTTATTCTTGCTGACGCGCTTGCATACGCAGAAGAGAAATATAAACCGCGTGCTATAGTCGATCTTGCCACGCTTACCGGAGCTTGTGTGTATGCTGTGGGAACCGATTTTACTGCTGCACTCACAAATGACAAAAAACTCTTCGATGCACTCAAGAAATCCGCGGAAAATACTGATGAGCCGATGTGGGAACTTCCTTTGCATCAGCGATACAAAAAAGCACTCAAGTCGGAAATTGCCGATATTGTAAACTGTAGTGATGGACTGAAACCCGGAACCATTGAGGGTGGACTCTTTTTGCAGCATTTCGTATCCGAAAAAACACCATGGTGTCATCTTGATATTGCTTCTGTTGCATTTGATGAGAAAAAAGGGCTTGCCACAGGGCGAAATGTCCGTCTTCTCGTTGATTTTGTAAAACAGTTCTAA
- a CDS encoding GNAT family N-acetyltransferase: protein MEKEESREQIRKPSLPQISLKELLSFQRAYREMDHFKITNLEQLVQLQGTYREQLLSLIPNMKLSEEAIKLFRERTQKIIDFYNDCTEKLMERCYKNTQDFQDALLRFWLAPHHSIVERAIVSLEAIDDILKGVFPETIEKASQEATVVCEKDLPSMENFLKNLLLSEGGRVALSKRFGNTQSKYSLEEYLSHKKEKGLWFLLKDIDGNTIGCCEAYPIDNENKEVDIAYIVHPDFQGRGYGRMLLSFALERLKKEGFSSISAMPTNPGSEQFFKGVVPNAEINGNHREDNRIITAAI, encoded by the coding sequence ATGGAAAAAGAAGAATCTCGCGAACAAATTCGAAAACCGTCACTTCCTCAAATTTCTCTTAAAGAGCTCCTTTCTTTTCAAAGAGCTTACCGAGAAATGGATCATTTCAAAATCACTAACCTTGAACAACTTGTACAACTTCAGGGGACCTACAGAGAGCAACTTCTCTCTCTGATTCCCAACATGAAATTATCAGAAGAGGCGATAAAGCTTTTTCGTGAACGCACACAAAAAATAATAGATTTCTACAATGATTGTACAGAAAAACTAATGGAGCGTTGTTATAAAAATACGCAAGATTTTCAAGATGCCCTCTTGCGTTTTTGGCTCGCTCCTCATCATTCCATAGTAGAAAGAGCTATTGTTTCTCTCGAAGCAATAGACGATATTCTCAAGGGAGTATTTCCCGAGACAATAGAAAAAGCTTCTCAAGAGGCGACAGTAGTTTGCGAAAAAGATCTTCCATCCATGGAGAACTTCTTAAAAAATCTTCTTCTCTCGGAAGGAGGAAGGGTGGCACTCTCCAAAAGGTTTGGAAATACACAAAGTAAATATTCCCTTGAGGAATACCTTTCTCATAAAAAGGAAAAAGGATTGTGGTTCCTTCTGAAAGACATTGATGGTAATACCATTGGGTGTTGCGAGGCGTACCCTATAGATAACGAAAATAAGGAGGTTGATATTGCGTATATTGTTCACCCTGATTTTCAAGGAAGAGGATATGGGCGAATGCTTTTGTCTTTTGCTCTTGAACGCCTCAAAAAAGAAGGATTTTCTTCTATTTCGGCAATGCCAACCAATCCTGGATCTGAACAATTTTTTAAAGGTGTCGTACCAAACGCTGAAATAAATGGAAACCACCGAGAAGACAACCGCATCATTACTGCTGCCATATAA
- a CDS encoding undecaprenyl-diphosphate phosphatase, producing MTTWEVLFLGMFQGITEFLPISSSGHLALAEHFFGLPAERLLAFDVVLHGGTLLSLLILFWRDLWEMLFTTKKTSSKEIHGKNLLLLLFLASIPAGLLGVFAKDFFESMRSPMVIGYGFLFSGICFLLAEKIPRKKYPSLSFFAGMVAGVFQAFAPFAGVSRSGITTAGAMFAGVERATATRFSFFLGIPILSGALLLQLISLFSGKSDFPFSFFVVSIGFITSALIGYAIAKYLLKFFQEYSLYPFAYYLLGTGALLVVFRW from the coding sequence ATGACAACGTGGGAAGTACTTTTTCTTGGAATGTTTCAGGGGATTACTGAATTTCTCCCCATTTCAAGCTCGGGACACTTGGCACTTGCGGAACATTTTTTTGGGCTTCCCGCAGAGCGACTCCTTGCCTTTGATGTGGTGCTCCACGGAGGAACACTTCTTTCTCTTCTTATCCTTTTCTGGCGAGATCTCTGGGAAATGCTTTTTACAACAAAAAAAACATCATCAAAAGAAATTCACGGAAAAAATCTTCTTCTCCTCCTGTTTCTCGCAAGTATTCCGGCAGGACTCTTAGGAGTTTTTGCAAAAGATTTTTTTGAGAGCATGCGTTCCCCTATGGTCATTGGCTATGGATTCCTTTTTTCTGGTATTTGTTTTTTGCTTGCGGAAAAAATCCCACGAAAAAAATACCCTTCTCTCTCATTTTTCGCGGGAATGGTAGCAGGTGTTTTTCAGGCATTTGCACCATTTGCAGGTGTTTCTCGTTCTGGTATCACCACAGCAGGTGCCATGTTTGCCGGCGTAGAGCGCGCTACGGCAACACGATTTTCCTTTTTTCTTGGCATCCCAATTCTGTCTGGAGCACTTCTCTTGCAGCTTATTTCGCTTTTTTCTGGAAAATCGGATTTCCCTTTCTCCTTTTTCGTTGTCAGCATTGGCTTTATAACCTCCGCTCTTATTGGGTATGCGATAGCAAAATACTTACTCAAATTTTTCCAAGAATATTCCCTCTATCCATTCGCTTATTATCTTTTGGGAACAGGGGCTCTCCTTGTTGTTTTTCGGTGGTGA
- the groL gene encoding chaperonin GroEL (60 kDa chaperone family; promotes refolding of misfolded polypeptides especially under stressful conditions; forms two stacked rings of heptamers to form a barrel-shaped 14mer; ends can be capped by GroES; misfolded proteins enter the barrel where they are refolded when GroES binds) gives MAKQITFSDDARKQMFEGVQELADAVRITMGPKGRNVILEKSYGGPTVTNDGVSIAKEIDLKCPMKNLGAQLVKEAASKTNDVAGDGTTTATVLAYSMISEGLKNITAGANPMVVKSGMEKAVGAVTAELEKQSKKISKKEEVAQVASISAQNEEVGNLIAEVMDMVGQDGVITVEEGQTLGLSKEVVEGMQFDSGYISPYMVTDTGRMEAIFEKAKILITDKKISSIQEILPLIEALVQSGKKDLVIIAEDVEGDALATLVVNKLRGMFNALAIKAPAFGDRRKAILKDIATLTGATMISEEVGLKLENATLADLGEARKIIATKENTTIVEGKGSSDAVQARVDEIKAEIGNTKSDYDREKLQERLARLSGGVAIIRVGAATEVELKERKHRIEDALSATRAAVEEGIVAGGGTALLQASKVLEKLIDQAKDSDEKAGIRTVYFALSAPVRQIAGNAGKEGGVVVERVRESSAGTGYNAATDVYEDMFSAGIIDPKKVTRSALQNAASVAWVFLTCDAAVTNIPEEKEDHAHAGGMGGMGGMGGMM, from the coding sequence ATGGCAAAACAAATTACTTTCTCCGATGATGCCCGAAAACAAATGTTTGAAGGTGTTCAGGAGCTTGCGGACGCTGTTCGCATTACCATGGGACCCAAGGGACGAAATGTTATTCTCGAAAAGAGTTATGGTGGACCAACTGTAACGAATGATGGTGTTTCTATCGCAAAGGAAATTGATCTCAAATGCCCGATGAAAAACTTAGGGGCACAGCTTGTAAAAGAAGCCGCAAGCAAAACGAACGATGTAGCAGGAGACGGAACAACAACCGCAACAGTACTCGCCTACTCCATGATTTCTGAAGGACTCAAAAATATCACTGCAGGAGCAAATCCTATGGTGGTAAAATCGGGGATGGAAAAGGCAGTGGGAGCGGTAACAGCAGAGCTCGAAAAGCAGTCGAAAAAAATCAGTAAAAAAGAAGAGGTGGCACAAGTTGCCTCTATCTCTGCACAGAACGAAGAAGTGGGAAACCTTATTGCCGAGGTTATGGATATGGTAGGGCAAGACGGAGTGATTACCGTAGAAGAAGGGCAAACCTTGGGACTTTCAAAAGAGGTAGTTGAGGGAATGCAGTTTGATAGCGGTTATATTTCTCCATACATGGTGACAGATACAGGCCGTATGGAAGCAATATTTGAAAAGGCGAAAATTCTTATCACCGACAAAAAAATCTCCTCCATTCAAGAAATTCTGCCACTTATTGAAGCACTCGTTCAATCGGGAAAAAAAGATCTCGTTATTATCGCGGAAGATGTTGAGGGTGATGCGCTTGCAACGCTCGTAGTAAATAAACTCCGCGGAATGTTTAATGCACTTGCCATTAAGGCTCCTGCCTTTGGAGATCGCCGAAAAGCAATTCTTAAAGATATTGCTACGCTTACAGGTGCTACGATGATTTCTGAAGAAGTCGGGCTCAAGCTCGAAAACGCAACGCTTGCCGATTTGGGAGAAGCACGAAAAATTATCGCCACAAAAGAGAATACAACTATTGTTGAAGGAAAAGGTTCTTCCGATGCGGTTCAAGCTCGTGTTGATGAAATAAAAGCAGAAATTGGAAACACGAAAAGCGACTATGATCGAGAAAAGCTTCAAGAACGACTTGCTCGTCTCTCGGGTGGTGTTGCCATTATCCGTGTGGGAGCCGCAACCGAAGTGGAGCTCAAAGAGCGAAAACACCGCATTGAAGATGCGCTCTCCGCAACTCGTGCCGCAGTAGAAGAAGGTATTGTTGCTGGAGGAGGAACAGCTCTTCTTCAGGCATCAAAAGTACTAGAAAAACTTATTGATCAGGCAAAAGATTCTGATGAAAAGGCAGGAATTCGAACAGTGTATTTCGCGCTTTCGGCTCCTGTACGACAAATCGCAGGAAATGCCGGAAAAGAAGGTGGTGTGGTTGTAGAGCGTGTTCGAGAGAGCAGTGCAGGAACCGGATACAATGCTGCAACTGATGTCTACGAGGACATGTTTTCTGCCGGAATTATTGATCCAAAAAAAGTGACACGTTCGGCACTTCAAAATGCCGCAAGCGTAGCATGGGTATTCCTCACTTGTGATGCCGCGGTCACCAATATTCCAGAAGAAAAAGAAGATCATGCACATGCTGGAGGAATGGGTGGTATGGGAGGAATGGGTGGCATGATGTAA
- a CDS encoding DoxX family protein translates to MNHIHGELFRVLKIGKPYVLSVYRFILGFLFIEHGFQKIFGLLGSRMQPEPLTLMWTAGMLELVGGILLMVGLFTRSTAFILSGFMAVAYFMVHASSGFWPVMNKGEVAALYSFSFFLLIFLGGGRWSIDALFCKKSACCCEGKKEK, encoded by the coding sequence ATGAATCACATACATGGTGAACTTTTTCGTGTGCTCAAGATCGGAAAACCCTATGTACTTTCAGTATATCGCTTCATTCTTGGGTTTTTGTTTATTGAACACGGATTTCAAAAAATATTTGGGCTTTTGGGATCAAGAATGCAACCCGAACCTCTTACTCTCATGTGGACAGCAGGAATGCTGGAACTTGTTGGTGGAATACTGTTGATGGTTGGGCTTTTCACCCGAAGCACCGCCTTCATCCTTTCGGGATTCATGGCAGTTGCCTATTTCATGGTGCATGCCTCCAGCGGGTTTTGGCCTGTAATGAACAAGGGGGAGGTCGCTGCACTCTACTCGTTTTCATTTTTTCTTCTTATCTTCCTTGGGGGAGGAAGATGGAGTATTGATGCTCTTTTCTGCAAAAAAAGCGCATGTTGTTGTGAAGGGAAAAAAGAAAAATAA
- a CDS encoding co-chaperone GroES: MAKNITPLFARVVVQPKTKEETTASGIVLPDTVSKEKPMEGEIIAVGPDCKAVKKGDTVLFKKYSPTEIKIDGTEYFILDEEDLLGKLS, encoded by the coding sequence ATGGCAAAAAACATAACTCCGCTTTTCGCCCGTGTCGTGGTTCAACCAAAAACAAAGGAAGAAACCACTGCTTCTGGTATTGTCCTTCCCGATACTGTTTCTAAAGAAAAACCAATGGAGGGTGAAATTATTGCCGTAGGACCAGACTGCAAAGCAGTAAAAAAGGGTGATACGGTGCTGTTTAAAAAGTATTCTCCTACTGAAATCAAAATTGACGGAACGGAGTACTTTATTCTCGACGAAGAAGATCTTCTCGGGAAACTTTCATAA
- the gatB gene encoding Asp-tRNA(Asn)/Glu-tRNA(Gln) amidotransferase subunit GatB, with the protein MSQWEMVAGLEIHARIKTKTKMFCSCSNDTFGREPNTTICPVCTGFPGSLPVLNREAFLLGITTALALKCHIPSLSKFDRKSYFYPDLPAGYQISQYDEPVSQNGEVSFFVGTEKKTIRMNRLHLENDAGKLIHAGEKSLVDLNRAGSPLMEMVTEADFRSPEEIPAFLKELQKILRTVGSSDADMEKGMMRCDVNISLRPMGTEAFGTKTELKNMNSFGNIEKAVRAEIVRQQEILESGGKIVQETRGWDAEREVSVSQRTKEEAADYRYFPEPDIPPITFSREEVSEIQKNLPELPAAKTERFAIEHNISWEAAEIIAGDKELSIYFETSLLISGDAVKTANWVVGDFLAALNEHQLSPKQSPLSAEYLGLLVKMIAEGSISGKIAKDIFPDLWKTGKNPEELVKEKGLLQVSDVREIESICQQVISDNAGIVADYKGGKGKALGALVGQVMKESKGKANPQMANDVLRKLLAEN; encoded by the coding sequence ATGTCGCAATGGGAAATGGTTGCCGGACTCGAAATTCATGCTCGCATCAAAACGAAAACAAAAATGTTTTGTTCGTGTTCAAACGACACCTTTGGCAGAGAACCGAATACCACTATTTGCCCAGTATGCACGGGTTTTCCTGGCTCGCTTCCAGTGCTCAACCGTGAGGCGTTTCTCCTTGGTATTACTACTGCTCTTGCGCTCAAATGTCATATTCCATCACTCTCAAAATTTGATCGAAAGAGTTATTTTTATCCCGATCTTCCAGCAGGATATCAAATTTCTCAATACGATGAGCCTGTCTCACAGAATGGAGAAGTGTCATTTTTTGTCGGGACAGAAAAGAAGACTATTCGCATGAACCGTCTTCATCTCGAAAATGATGCAGGAAAACTCATTCACGCTGGAGAAAAGAGCCTCGTCGACTTGAATCGTGCAGGAAGCCCTCTTATGGAAATGGTAACGGAAGCAGATTTTCGTTCGCCAGAAGAAATTCCCGCGTTTCTCAAGGAGCTCCAAAAAATTCTCCGTACGGTTGGAAGTTCGGACGCGGATATGGAAAAAGGAATGATGCGGTGTGATGTCAATATTTCTCTTCGTCCAATGGGAACCGAAGCATTTGGCACCAAAACAGAACTCAAGAATATGAACAGTTTTGGGAACATTGAAAAGGCAGTCCGCGCGGAAATTGTCCGACAGCAGGAGATTTTAGAATCTGGCGGAAAAATAGTACAAGAAACTCGCGGATGGGATGCAGAAAGAGAAGTTTCTGTTTCTCAAAGAACAAAAGAAGAAGCGGCAGATTATCGCTATTTCCCCGAACCAGATATTCCTCCCATCACGTTTTCTCGTGAAGAAGTTTCAGAAATCCAAAAGAATCTTCCAGAACTTCCTGCGGCAAAAACTGAGCGTTTCGCTATAGAACACAACATTTCGTGGGAGGCGGCAGAAATCATTGCGGGAGACAAAGAACTTTCTATCTATTTTGAGACATCGCTTCTTATCTCTGGTGATGCGGTAAAAACCGCAAATTGGGTCGTGGGAGATTTTTTGGCGGCACTCAATGAACATCAACTTTCCCCAAAACAGTCACCTCTTTCTGCAGAATACCTTGGTTTGCTCGTAAAAATGATTGCTGAGGGAAGCATTTCTGGAAAAATTGCAAAAGACATTTTTCCCGATCTTTGGAAGACAGGAAAAAATCCAGAAGAACTTGTGAAAGAAAAGGGGCTTCTTCAGGTTTCGGATGTCAGAGAAATAGAGAGTATTTGCCAACAAGTCATTTCGGATAATGCAGGAATTGTAGCGGATTATAAAGGCGGAAAAGGGAAAGCGCTTGGCGCACTTGTTGGACAAGTGATGAAAGAATCAAAAGGAAAAGCAAACCCACAAATGGCAAATGATGTACTTCGAAAGTTGCTTGCGGAAAATTAG